Proteins found in one Hemiscyllium ocellatum isolate sHemOce1 unplaced genomic scaffold, sHemOce1.pat.X.cur. scaffold_2320_pat_ctg1, whole genome shotgun sequence genomic segment:
- the LOC132811699 gene encoding zinc finger protein 664-like, producing MEKREESHLLEKPWNCGDCGKGFRFPSSLEIHRRSHTGQRPFTCPVCGEAFRYSSTLLTHQRIHTGETPYSCPECGKAFTQVSGLQNHQWVHTGERSFSCPECRKGFSNSSSLLRHQRAHTGEEALQLP from the coding sequence atggagaaacgCGAGGAATCCCACCTCTTGGAGAAACCATGGAACTGTGGTGACTGCGGGAAAGGCTTCCGTTTTCCATCTtccctggagattcatcggcgtAGTCACACTgggcagaggccattcacctgcccaGTCTGTGGGGAGGCCTTCAGatattcctccaccctgctgacccaccagcgtatccacacgggggagacgccctacagctgccccgagtgcgggaaggcctttacccaggtctctggaCTGCAAaaccaccagtgggtccacacaggggagaggtccttcagctgtcccgagtgcaggaagggcttcagcaattcctcctctctgctgaggcaccagcgggccCACACGggggaagaggcccttcagctgccctaa